The following coding sequences lie in one Hyalangium ruber genomic window:
- a CDS encoding Tad domain-containing protein: MFTRVLRQSFRRQEGQALVVAALMVLIMSIAVLATVNIGHTIHERIRLQNTADAASYSMAAMEARAFNFYAYANRTQVSHYVSAMMWQSLLSLIYFAEAFLTDIYGFMKTINPCAGDPDGVFWTVACPILENLVPYLSQIMRIIERFMDTYKTLLRSFQQILFNANPDKIIGKFVIPTHRVLNGVMFFASQAVMASTVSHVLQTTDTVIAANDKNVDSKLSQLASGALNVCLFDQPHFREAGAHPLNPIRNPFQPIDPRKWKHSEKEARAKRSMGAITNATRYACDAEGGACPEGFITSRKLGDLIPLPDGLGIIRDLLSSDIDTPIFKFAKYGQTRMLTYNNPNRSKITQTGRPYTPRNTIRDWNDGIEPTLGMLAQGDNMGSDDVYWIKFGPEGFGPFRNPFACAEDDNPRECWGDPRKDYKDTGSQKLPFKHVTKSSIWAMNEYEDSHNDGGVHWRIHHTRQPPGDNWRRLFRPSGPESEVGVHRSEVCLIKVFGRCAPLAPEIDVYAANVMPAEDGNHPWGGIVPFMHFEPGQYAGTCGGAASNEAAATRYQHDFNQPSTWVALNKTPDQIINKGKTDHAGTGSNDIALLNDNGRVKWKFATSTPTLNMKSVADGSKLIFPTGLNVISRGQAYYHRPGNWAEHPNFFNPYWRPRLASVYQGRHTLPYAGQLIDSLPGVLKDIPPKIITH, from the coding sequence CGCGTTCAACTTCTACGCGTACGCCAACCGGACCCAGGTGTCCCACTACGTCTCGGCGATGATGTGGCAGTCGCTCCTGTCACTCATCTACTTCGCCGAGGCGTTCCTCACGGACATCTACGGGTTCATGAAGACGATCAACCCCTGCGCGGGAGATCCTGACGGGGTCTTCTGGACAGTGGCCTGTCCCATCCTCGAAAACCTGGTGCCATACCTCAGCCAGATCATGAGGATCATCGAACGCTTCATGGACACGTACAAGACGCTGCTGAGGAGCTTCCAGCAGATCTTGTTCAACGCCAACCCGGACAAGATCATCGGCAAGTTCGTCATCCCCACGCACCGGGTGCTCAACGGGGTGATGTTCTTCGCCTCGCAAGCGGTGATGGCCTCCACCGTCTCGCACGTGCTGCAGACCACCGACACGGTGATCGCCGCCAACGACAAGAACGTGGACTCGAAGCTGAGCCAGCTGGCCTCGGGCGCGCTCAACGTGTGCCTCTTCGATCAGCCGCACTTCCGCGAGGCGGGCGCGCACCCGCTCAACCCGATCCGCAACCCCTTCCAGCCCATCGATCCGCGAAAGTGGAAGCACTCGGAGAAGGAGGCGCGCGCCAAGCGCTCCATGGGCGCCATCACCAACGCCACGCGCTACGCGTGTGACGCCGAGGGGGGCGCGTGCCCCGAGGGCTTCATCACCTCGCGCAAGCTGGGCGATCTCATCCCGCTGCCGGACGGCCTGGGCATCATCCGCGATCTGCTGAGCTCGGACATCGACACGCCGATCTTCAAGTTCGCCAAGTACGGGCAGACGCGCATGCTCACGTACAACAACCCGAACCGGAGCAAGATCACCCAGACGGGCAGGCCCTACACGCCGCGCAATACGATCCGCGACTGGAACGACGGCATCGAGCCCACGCTGGGCATGCTGGCGCAGGGCGACAACATGGGCTCGGACGACGTGTACTGGATCAAGTTCGGCCCCGAGGGCTTTGGCCCCTTCCGCAACCCGTTCGCGTGCGCGGAAGACGACAACCCCCGTGAGTGCTGGGGCGATCCGCGCAAGGACTACAAGGACACCGGGAGCCAGAAGCTGCCCTTCAAGCACGTGACGAAGAGCAGCATCTGGGCGATGAACGAGTACGAGGACTCGCACAACGACGGTGGCGTGCATTGGCGCATCCACCACACGCGCCAGCCGCCGGGGGACAACTGGAGGCGGCTGTTCCGGCCCTCGGGTCCGGAGTCCGAGGTGGGCGTCCACCGCAGCGAGGTGTGCCTCATCAAGGTGTTCGGTCGCTGCGCGCCCCTGGCGCCGGAGATCGACGTGTACGCCGCCAATGTGATGCCCGCGGAGGACGGCAACCACCCCTGGGGTGGCATCGTCCCGTTCATGCACTTCGAGCCCGGCCAGTACGCGGGCACCTGCGGCGGCGCGGCCAGCAACGAGGCGGCGGCCACCCGCTACCAGCACGACTTCAACCAGCCCTCCACCTGGGTGGCGCTCAACAAGACGCCCGATCAGATCATCAACAAGGGGAAGACGGACCACGCGGGCACTGGCTCCAACGACATCGCGCTGCTCAACGACAACGGGCGGGTGAAGTGGAAGTTCGCCACCAGCACGCCCACGCTGAACATGAAGAGCGTCGCGGATGGCTCGAAGCTGATCTTCCCCACGGGGCTCAACGTCATCTCGCGCGGGCAGGCGTACTACCACCGCCCGGGCAACTGGGCCGAGCACCCCAACTTCTTCAACCCGTACTGGCGGCCTCGGCTCGCCTCCGTCTACCAGGGCCGGCATACGCTGCCCTACGCGGGGCAGTTGATCGACAGTCTGCCCGGGGTGTTGAAGGACATCCCGCCGAAGATCATCACCCACTGA
- a CDS encoding TadE/TadG family type IV pilus assembly protein, with translation MRLPAQRQYARRGAATVEFAIIVPVLVTILMFSMYLTELVRAKIKLQEFSRYVVFEMTSYTLSDFANAQHDQAFTDAQTEMMEEAVERYKDLDSVEPNAPGGNFVAKFAEVAGTVQNKDVPFIEAGLVLGNANEGFASDVLGAINGGANGLLSFWRFNTKGWVETEVTMKYNNAILPESYLDQGRGAFFKVDPFGGKSIASLELKQRFSMYADPWNMEDGGDATIRGRRAGAHRAGSEEFSHGLYRQVNRMVFLGVKDRLLGESSIISDLGSFLAQIFPAFLGTFVVSHNYTANPTDEWDRECIGGDTGIVSYPAEAQGGLNNLDKFSQLDHPRPKCFDTAPFRDQPYERSQYIKIFQSRGDFFMGCKNAQANDPSAPQSTEATQRDESKTNAVNCE, from the coding sequence ATGAGACTGCCTGCCCAGCGTCAGTACGCCCGGCGTGGCGCCGCCACGGTCGAGTTCGCGATCATCGTGCCGGTGCTGGTGACGATCCTGATGTTCAGCATGTACCTGACCGAGTTGGTGCGGGCGAAGATCAAGCTCCAGGAGTTCTCGCGCTACGTCGTCTTCGAGATGACGAGCTACACCCTGAGCGACTTCGCCAATGCCCAGCACGACCAGGCTTTCACCGACGCGCAGACGGAGATGATGGAAGAGGCCGTCGAGCGCTACAAGGATCTGGACTCGGTGGAGCCCAACGCGCCGGGCGGCAACTTCGTCGCGAAGTTCGCGGAGGTGGCGGGTACCGTGCAGAACAAGGACGTGCCCTTCATCGAGGCGGGCCTGGTGCTGGGCAACGCCAACGAGGGCTTCGCCAGCGACGTGCTGGGAGCGATCAACGGGGGAGCCAACGGGCTGCTCAGCTTCTGGCGCTTCAACACCAAGGGGTGGGTGGAGACGGAAGTGACCATGAAGTACAACAACGCCATCCTCCCCGAGAGCTACCTGGACCAGGGGCGGGGCGCGTTCTTCAAGGTGGACCCCTTTGGGGGCAAGAGCATCGCCAGCCTGGAGCTCAAGCAGCGCTTCTCCATGTACGCCGACCCCTGGAACATGGAGGACGGCGGCGATGCCACCATCCGCGGGCGTCGCGCGGGCGCGCACCGTGCCGGCTCCGAGGAGTTCAGCCACGGACTCTACCGGCAGGTGAACCGGATGGTGTTCCTCGGGGTGAAGGATCGACTGTTGGGCGAGTCGAGCATCATCAGCGACCTGGGCTCGTTCCTCGCGCAGATCTTCCCGGCCTTCCTGGGCACCTTCGTCGTTTCGCACAACTACACCGCCAACCCCACGGACGAGTGGGATCGCGAGTGCATCGGCGGCGACACGGGCATCGTGTCCTACCCCGCGGAGGCCCAGGGCGGCCTCAACAACCTGGACAAGTTCTCCCAGCTCGACCACCCACGGCCCAAGTGCTTCGACACTGCCCCGTTCCGCGACCAGCCGTACGAGCGCTCGCAGTACATCAAGATCTTCCAATCGCGCGGCGACTTCTTCATGGGTTGCAAGAACGCGCAGGCGAATGATCCCTCCGCGCCCCAGAGCACCGAGGCGACCCAACGTGACGAGAGCAAGACCAATGCAGTCAACTGCGAGTAG
- the cpaB gene encoding Flp pilus assembly protein CpaB, which yields MLKGKTPLIVAIVLGLLAGVVAYSAIKKKEADVRRGWNLVPVVVAAQDIPEGTIITFDMISQRSVPEQFVTSSVVKPDSATYVVNQKVLVPLQAGDPLLWSQFETTKAAERLSSKVQKKGRAITLEAKAITAVGGWVRPNDHVDVIGTFRDPQTDEQVAVTLLQNVIVLATGKITGTTNVNLIPEGQREYNNVSLLVIPEEAEILVLASEMGNLTLSLRNEDDVDIIEERGRATISTLLSGERTRVLEQKRREIITIIKGNSKEQNAGVGSP from the coding sequence ATGCTGAAGGGTAAGACTCCGCTCATCGTCGCCATCGTCCTCGGTCTGTTGGCCGGTGTAGTTGCGTACTCGGCCATCAAGAAGAAGGAGGCGGATGTCCGCCGCGGTTGGAACCTGGTCCCGGTGGTCGTGGCCGCCCAGGACATCCCCGAAGGCACCATCATCACCTTCGACATGATCTCCCAGCGCTCGGTGCCCGAGCAGTTCGTCACCTCGTCCGTGGTGAAGCCGGACTCGGCCACCTACGTGGTGAACCAGAAGGTGCTCGTGCCGCTGCAGGCCGGCGACCCGTTGCTCTGGAGCCAGTTCGAGACCACCAAGGCCGCCGAGCGCCTGTCCTCGAAGGTCCAGAAGAAGGGCCGCGCGATCACCCTGGAGGCCAAGGCCATCACCGCGGTCGGTGGCTGGGTGCGCCCCAACGATCACGTGGACGTGATCGGCACCTTCCGTGATCCGCAGACCGACGAGCAGGTCGCCGTGACGCTGCTCCAGAACGTGATCGTTCTGGCCACGGGCAAGATCACCGGTACCACGAACGTGAACCTCATCCCCGAGGGTCAGCGCGAGTACAACAACGTCTCGCTGCTGGTCATCCCGGAGGAGGCCGAAATCCTCGTCCTGGCCTCGGAGATGGGCAACCTGACGCTGTCGCTCCGCAACGAGGACGACGTGGACATCATCGAGGAGCGCGGCCGCGCCACCATCAGCACGCTGCTCTCCGGTGAGCGCACCCGCGTGCTGGAGCAGAAGCGCCGCGAGATCATCACCATCATCAAGGGCAACTCCAAGGAGCAGAACGCGGGCGTTGGCTCTCCGTAG
- a CDS encoding type II secretion system F family protein → MLAGIVLLLVTGAVFFFSLVIFTVLAKAYEQYQERYVAKSMNDLSDMFLFIDARQMLILNIASMCLLGILSYIIFNPILCVGMTIFGFFLPMLTVKHYRKRRIKKFNVQLVDALQAMANAFKAGLTFPQAIEHVAREALPPLSQEFGLFVKEVKLGVPLEEALINMAKRVGSDDLELVVVSTNIARQLGGNMAEMFETISTVIRERFRLEGKIDALTSQGKLQGWIVASMPAVLGMVLNAMRPDLMEPMMNHIFGYLLVTVIAIMEILGILIIRRIVNIDI, encoded by the coding sequence ATGTTGGCAGGAATCGTCCTCCTCCTCGTCACCGGCGCTGTCTTCTTCTTCAGCCTGGTGATCTTCACGGTGCTCGCGAAGGCCTACGAGCAATATCAGGAGCGCTACGTCGCCAAGTCGATGAACGACTTGAGTGACATGTTCCTGTTCATCGACGCGCGGCAGATGTTGATCCTCAACATCGCGTCGATGTGCCTTCTGGGCATCCTCAGCTACATCATCTTCAACCCCATCCTCTGCGTGGGCATGACCATCTTCGGCTTCTTCCTGCCGATGCTGACGGTCAAGCACTACCGCAAGCGGCGCATCAAGAAGTTCAACGTGCAGCTGGTGGACGCGCTCCAGGCCATGGCCAACGCGTTCAAGGCGGGTCTGACGTTCCCGCAGGCCATCGAGCACGTGGCGCGCGAGGCGCTGCCGCCGCTGTCCCAGGAGTTCGGCCTCTTCGTGAAGGAAGTGAAGCTGGGCGTGCCCCTGGAAGAGGCGCTCATCAACATGGCCAAGCGCGTGGGCAGTGACGACCTGGAGCTCGTCGTCGTGTCCACCAACATCGCCCGCCAGCTCGGCGGCAACATGGCGGAGATGTTCGAGACGATCTCGACCGTTATCCGTGAGCGCTTCCGCCTCGAGGGCAAGATCGACGCGCTGACCAGCCAGGGCAAGCTGCAGGGCTGGATCGTCGCCTCCATGCCCGCGGTGCTGGGCATGGTGCTCAACGCCATGCGTCCGGACCTGATGGAGCCGATGATGAACCACATCTTCGGCTATCTGCTGGTGACGGTGATCGCCATCATGGAGATCCTCGGCATCCTCATCATCCGCCGCATCGTCAACATCGACATCTGA
- a CDS encoding type II secretion system F family protein translates to MQDILTQFLLGGSALFAAAAAAFLGIGIYNNYFETFVSEVQGESAGGMKGAGSVAIRKLGAMNRRVMWPGYEAKMRKNLIKAGDVNGYKPEDIMALQEVGFVAGLLGGLILANGLGQNLAWSLVVALFGMYYPMIWVNDQVKKRHLQISRALPYNLDLLTLSVEAGLDFTAALAKVVEKGKTGPLKDELALVLKQLKMGKTREEALKAMIVRVDLPPLTTFVTALIQADKMGTSLGKVLRIQSTQMRIDRTQRAEKLAGEAPVKMLFPLIACIFPTVFMVLFGPIVFAFMFGNVGG, encoded by the coding sequence GTGCAGGACATCCTCACTCAATTCTTGCTGGGCGGCTCGGCGCTGTTCGCCGCCGCCGCGGCCGCCTTCCTCGGCATCGGCATCTACAACAACTACTTCGAGACGTTCGTCTCGGAGGTGCAGGGCGAGTCCGCGGGCGGCATGAAGGGCGCCGGCTCGGTGGCCATCCGCAAGCTCGGCGCGATGAACCGCCGGGTCATGTGGCCGGGCTACGAAGCCAAGATGCGGAAGAACCTCATCAAGGCCGGTGATGTGAACGGGTACAAGCCCGAGGACATCATGGCCCTGCAGGAGGTCGGCTTCGTCGCCGGTCTGCTCGGCGGCCTCATCCTCGCCAACGGCCTGGGACAGAATCTGGCCTGGTCGCTCGTCGTCGCCCTGTTCGGCATGTACTACCCGATGATCTGGGTGAACGATCAGGTCAAGAAGCGTCACCTGCAGATCTCCCGCGCGCTGCCCTACAACCTGGACCTGCTCACGCTGTCGGTGGAAGCGGGCCTCGACTTCACCGCCGCGCTCGCCAAGGTGGTGGAGAAGGGCAAGACGGGCCCGCTCAAGGACGAGCTGGCCCTGGTGCTCAAGCAGCTGAAGATGGGCAAGACGCGTGAAGAGGCCCTCAAGGCGATGATCGTCCGCGTGGACCTGCCGCCGCTCACCACCTTCGTCACCGCGCTCATCCAGGCCGACAAGATGGGTACGAGCCTCGGTAAGGTGCTGCGCATCCAGTCCACGCAGATGCGCATCGACCGCACCCAGCGCGCCGAGAAGCTGGCCGGCGAGGCCCCGGTGAAGATGCTCTTCCCGCTGATCGCCTGCATCTTCCCGACGGTGTTCATGGTGCTCTTCGGGCCCATCGTCTTCGCGTTCATGTTCGGAAACGTGGGGGGGTAG
- a CDS encoding FHA domain-containing protein: protein MAKGLQEGREISFEDDELTIGRTSENQVVLHDHGVSRRHARLFARGGRHYVTDLGSANGTLVNGKALLKLKEQELREGDRISLGGVEFVFSQLSPSPSPPPPEEATRMVPSRSIAPRSSTRITRANTEMEMQAIEAEDTGKHRIVSEAEVTGSASGSGAATLAEMPAVVAPAAGAATVAEMPAVLAPAAGTSTLAEMPATIRSSPPLIARPSPRTAAAKELGSAKPSAAERARERRQMRETLGGQLVVWWKELSTKGKSIAGVFTGLVVVGVMAVLFSVFKPAPDGRPKGPEPTQISISPLPDSFGLGEGVQWTNPDQKAFDFEFVSPTRAVAVLHYQASNISEQEVDITLNGVSQGWVPGDTATAAEREIELVLALSLLKRSERNQLAFDNVRNPPGQESWRVWNVYVEVIPVPELPLAELLTKAREQATAGERFYEQKDVGSENLFKAWKNYRSAWLTLEALEDKPDLYNDVRFALQQTSAELDQQCRKLMLDFQRSLQFRDGDKARATVLEVKRRFPTTEHRCHNLALEKAAQYELPLD from the coding sequence ATCGCGAAGGGTCTCCAGGAAGGCCGGGAGATCTCCTTCGAGGATGACGAGCTGACGATTGGCCGCACCTCGGAGAACCAGGTGGTGTTGCACGATCACGGCGTGTCTCGCCGCCACGCGCGCCTCTTCGCGCGCGGCGGCAGGCACTACGTGACGGACCTGGGCAGCGCCAACGGCACCCTCGTCAACGGCAAGGCCCTGCTCAAGCTCAAGGAGCAGGAGCTGCGTGAGGGGGACCGAATCTCCCTTGGCGGGGTGGAGTTCGTCTTCTCCCAGCTGTCGCCGTCGCCGTCGCCGCCGCCGCCGGAGGAGGCCACCCGGATGGTGCCCTCCCGGTCCATCGCTCCACGCTCGAGCACGCGCATCACCCGCGCGAACACCGAGATGGAGATGCAGGCCATCGAGGCCGAGGACACCGGCAAGCACCGCATCGTCAGCGAGGCGGAGGTGACGGGTTCTGCCTCGGGGAGTGGAGCCGCCACCCTGGCGGAGATGCCCGCGGTGGTCGCACCCGCCGCCGGCGCGGCTACCGTGGCGGAGATGCCCGCGGTGCTGGCTCCGGCCGCCGGTACCTCCACCCTGGCGGAGATGCCCGCCACGATTCGTTCCTCGCCGCCCCTGATCGCTCGCCCTTCGCCACGCACCGCCGCGGCCAAGGAGCTGGGGAGCGCCAAGCCGTCGGCCGCCGAGCGCGCGCGCGAACGCCGGCAGATGCGCGAGACCCTGGGCGGGCAGCTCGTGGTCTGGTGGAAGGAGCTCTCCACGAAGGGCAAGTCCATCGCGGGCGTCTTCACCGGGCTCGTGGTGGTCGGCGTGATGGCCGTGCTCTTCAGCGTGTTCAAGCCCGCCCCCGACGGCCGTCCCAAGGGGCCCGAGCCCACGCAGATCAGCATCTCTCCGCTGCCGGACTCGTTCGGACTGGGCGAGGGCGTCCAGTGGACCAACCCGGACCAGAAGGCGTTCGACTTCGAGTTCGTCTCGCCCACCCGGGCGGTGGCTGTCCTACATTACCAGGCCAGCAACATCTCCGAGCAGGAGGTGGACATCACCCTCAACGGGGTGAGCCAGGGCTGGGTCCCCGGTGACACGGCCACCGCGGCCGAGCGAGAGATCGAGCTGGTGCTGGCCCTGTCGCTGCTCAAGCGCAGTGAGCGCAACCAGCTGGCCTTCGACAATGTGCGCAACCCTCCGGGCCAGGAGAGCTGGCGCGTCTGGAACGTGTACGTGGAGGTCATCCCCGTGCCCGAGCTGCCGCTGGCCGAGCTGCTCACCAAGGCACGCGAGCAGGCGACCGCGGGCGAGCGCTTCTACGAGCAGAAGGATGTAGGCTCGGAGAACCTGTTCAAGGCCTGGAAGAACTACCGCTCGGCCTGGCTCACCCTGGAGGCGCTCGAGGACAAGCCGGACCTCTACAATGATGTCCGCTTCGCCCTCCAGCAGACGAGCGCGGAGTTGGACCAGCAGTGTCGTAAGCTGATGCTCGATTTTCAACGCAGCTTGCAGTTCCGAGATGGGGACAAGGCCAGGGCCACCGTGCTGGAGGTCAAGAGGCGCTTCCCTACGACCGAGCATCGCTGTCACAATCTGGCTCTCGAAAAAGCGGCACAATACGAGCTGCCGTTAGACTGA
- a CDS encoding FHA domain-containing protein, protein MANPPPTARRRPSTSSGSSAGGSGPQRPARRTGAAPPVRPESTPFSGPKLVVSGGPKAGEEFNLQEEEYVVGRSTDNPICIADTSVSRKHIMLRRVGQGWTVSDLGSGNGTLVNGEPINDETVLANGDVITMGDTEVTFTDVANSTMMVDITAGPSRSRPSTSGAAPGRPPPRPERVRPARAGAAKAVDPQAQRKKKIIIGSVAGVIIVAGLGLVGLKMRQKAAEEARTAVSLRKAQVRQENAAVFQDAKNHIREGRWTEAKALLLELQEKSPDMGLQDYLDRVEKEIPNQERVVAAEAALKEKRLAVAKGELDKVTPDTQMYEQVNKLKRELRDTSDSQAKAARALLDTKQLDPARQAKASMEDVLVVFPEHRDAKLLNEEATKLIAQLTFVAPPPPPPPPKDPWEASVARFVDGDLSGGVALANACVTKSNKCKGGLKDMTEFGNLYKKLEDLDAKGLARLLALDKDITGPRGPSKMAKNAGTRAANIFYKSASAAKAAGQWSRAIEYARRTLQADPGHAGASNIVNDLRSKAKEIYLQAYTLKAENPEDAIPKFKEVIAMTPPDDENHQKAKNWLEQLQR, encoded by the coding sequence ATGGCGAACCCTCCTCCCACGGCGCGACGTCGCCCCTCCACGTCCTCTGGCAGCTCCGCTGGCGGCAGCGGACCGCAGCGGCCCGCCCGCAGGACTGGAGCCGCGCCGCCGGTACGGCCCGAGTCCACGCCCTTCAGCGGCCCCAAGCTGGTGGTCTCCGGCGGGCCCAAGGCCGGCGAGGAGTTCAACCTGCAGGAGGAGGAGTACGTCGTCGGTCGCTCGACCGACAACCCCATCTGCATCGCGGACACCTCCGTCTCGCGCAAGCACATCATGCTGCGGCGGGTGGGGCAGGGCTGGACGGTGAGCGATCTGGGCTCCGGTAACGGCACCCTGGTCAACGGCGAGCCCATCAACGACGAGACGGTGCTGGCCAACGGCGACGTCATCACCATGGGCGACACGGAGGTGACGTTCACCGACGTGGCCAACTCGACGATGATGGTGGACATCACCGCGGGCCCCTCGCGCTCGCGGCCCTCCACCTCGGGCGCCGCGCCGGGCCGTCCGCCTCCGCGCCCCGAGCGGGTGCGTCCCGCGCGCGCGGGCGCGGCGAAGGCCGTGGATCCGCAGGCGCAGCGCAAGAAGAAGATCATCATCGGCTCGGTGGCGGGCGTCATCATCGTCGCCGGCCTGGGCCTGGTGGGCCTGAAGATGCGCCAGAAGGCGGCCGAGGAGGCCCGGACGGCCGTCTCCCTGCGCAAGGCGCAGGTGCGTCAGGAGAACGCGGCGGTCTTCCAGGACGCCAAGAACCACATCCGCGAGGGTCGCTGGACCGAGGCCAAGGCGCTGCTGCTGGAGCTGCAGGAGAAGTCGCCGGACATGGGCCTGCAGGACTACCTGGACCGGGTGGAGAAGGAGATCCCCAACCAGGAGCGCGTGGTGGCCGCCGAGGCGGCGCTCAAGGAGAAGCGGCTCGCGGTCGCTAAGGGCGAGCTCGACAAGGTCACCCCGGACACGCAGATGTACGAGCAGGTCAACAAGCTCAAGCGCGAGCTGCGTGACACCTCGGACTCCCAGGCCAAGGCGGCGCGGGCCCTGCTCGACACCAAGCAGCTGGACCCGGCCCGGCAGGCCAAGGCCTCCATGGAAGACGTGCTCGTGGTGTTCCCCGAGCACCGCGACGCCAAGCTCCTCAACGAGGAGGCCACCAAGCTGATCGCCCAGCTGACCTTCGTGGCGCCTCCGCCTCCGCCCCCGCCGCCCAAGGATCCCTGGGAGGCCTCCGTGGCGCGCTTCGTCGACGGCGACTTGTCGGGCGGAGTGGCGCTCGCCAACGCGTGCGTGACGAAGTCGAACAAGTGCAAGGGCGGCCTCAAGGACATGACGGAGTTCGGCAACCTCTACAAGAAGCTGGAGGACCTGGACGCCAAGGGCCTGGCGCGGCTGCTGGCGCTGGACAAGGACATCACCGGGCCGCGGGGCCCCAGCAAGATGGCCAAGAACGCGGGCACGCGCGCGGCGAACATCTTCTACAAGAGCGCCTCGGCGGCGAAGGCCGCGGGCCAGTGGTCGCGCGCCATCGAGTACGCGCGGCGCACGCTTCAGGCGGACCCCGGCCACGCGGGTGCCTCCAACATCGTCAATGACTTGAGGTCCAAGGCGAAGGAGATCTACCTCCAGGCCTATACGCTCAAGGCCGAGAACCCCGAGGACGCCATCCCCAAGTTCAAGGAGGTGATCGCCATGACGCCTCCGGATGACGAGAACCACCAGAAGGCGAAGAACTGGCTCGAGCAACTCCAGAGATGA
- the xseA gene encoding exodeoxyribonuclease VII large subunit, which translates to MKRRRGAAGDAPVAPVRQGDLFGASAATPPPPEVRLSSEKKPPPDKAPPAEKAPVPEKRPPAPAPVVIETVVAVVQEVSVSLPSLPGAPPRPARTVLSVGELTRQLKDTIESRYPRVLVRGEVSGFRGANARGHLYFTLKDVDASIDAKVWASQASRLRFALKDGLEVVAEGSVDLYAPQGRYSLIIQRVEPVGQGALALAFEQLKEQLAAEGLIGDRRIRPPRPLPFLPRRIGVVTSRTGAALQDFLRVLYGRHPRLSVLVCDARVQGEGSAQEVAQAIERLGRTDVDVIVVTRGGGSVEDLWTFNEEVVARAIHASPVPVVSAIGHEIDFTISDFVADFRSPTPSAAAERLAPVLSDLELTLDTHASRLRQAVELRVLELREYLGSLSSRVVDPRRRLGQQRLHLSEQLEAMMRVLRPAQRERREQLRGLQERLQRALPQARVGEQRAHLLRLAARLHEAARSGIATRRADLAKGQLGLERLSPAARVATERAALAARKARLLALQGQVLSDAQRRFQRLEGRLDAMSPLKVMSRGYAMAFRKRDGAVVRSVEDVQPGELLGIKLTRGVAKSLEGCEEIEATVTAIKGPVDC; encoded by the coding sequence ATGAAGCGTCGGCGAGGAGCGGCAGGAGATGCTCCTGTCGCTCCCGTGCGACAGGGAGATTTGTTCGGCGCGTCGGCCGCGACGCCACCGCCGCCGGAGGTGAGGCTCTCTTCGGAGAAGAAGCCTCCCCCGGACAAGGCGCCGCCCGCCGAGAAGGCCCCCGTGCCCGAGAAGCGACCGCCCGCGCCCGCGCCGGTGGTCATCGAGACGGTGGTGGCCGTGGTGCAGGAGGTCTCCGTGTCCCTGCCGTCGCTGCCCGGGGCGCCCCCGCGTCCGGCGCGCACGGTGCTCTCGGTGGGCGAGCTCACGCGGCAGCTCAAGGACACGATCGAGTCGCGCTACCCGCGCGTGCTGGTGCGCGGTGAGGTGTCGGGCTTCCGGGGCGCCAACGCGCGCGGGCACCTGTACTTCACCCTCAAGGACGTGGACGCCTCCATCGACGCCAAGGTGTGGGCGTCGCAGGCCTCCCGGCTGCGCTTCGCGCTCAAGGATGGGCTGGAGGTGGTGGCCGAGGGCAGCGTGGACCTGTACGCGCCCCAGGGCCGCTACAGTCTCATCATCCAGCGGGTGGAGCCGGTGGGGCAGGGCGCGCTGGCGCTCGCCTTCGAGCAACTGAAGGAGCAGCTGGCGGCCGAGGGCCTCATCGGCGATCGCCGCATCCGGCCGCCGCGCCCCTTGCCCTTCCTGCCTCGGCGCATCGGCGTGGTGACGAGCCGCACCGGCGCGGCGCTGCAGGACTTCCTGCGCGTGCTGTACGGGCGCCACCCCCGGCTGAGCGTGCTGGTATGCGACGCGCGCGTGCAGGGAGAGGGCTCCGCGCAGGAGGTGGCCCAGGCCATCGAGCGCCTGGGCCGCACGGACGTGGACGTCATCGTCGTGACGCGCGGCGGCGGCTCGGTGGAGGACCTCTGGACGTTCAATGAGGAGGTGGTGGCCCGGGCCATCCACGCCTCGCCGGTGCCGGTGGTGTCGGCCATCGGGCACGAGATCGACTTCACCATCTCCGACTTCGTGGCGGACTTCCGCTCGCCCACGCCCAGCGCGGCGGCGGAGCGGCTGGCGCCGGTGCTCAGCGACCTGGAGCTGACGCTGGACACCCACGCCTCGCGGCTGCGCCAGGCGGTGGAGCTGCGGGTGCTGGAGCTGCGCGAGTACCTGGGCAGCCTGTCCTCGCGGGTGGTGGACCCCCGGCGGCGCCTGGGCCAGCAGCGGCTGCACCTGTCCGAGCAGCTCGAGGCGATGATGCGGGTGCTGAGGCCTGCCCAGCGCGAGCGGCGGGAGCAGCTCCGGGGCTTGCAGGAGCGGCTCCAGCGCGCGCTGCCTCAGGCCCGGGTGGGAGAGCAGCGCGCGCACCTGCTGCGGCTGGCGGCGCGGCTGCACGAGGCGGCCCGCTCGGGCATCGCCACCCGGCGCGCGGACCTGGCCAAGGGGCAGTTGGGGCTGGAGCGGCTCTCCCCGGCGGCTCGGGTGGCCACGGAGCGGGCGGCGCTGGCGGCCCGGAAGGCCCGCCTGCTCGCCCTCCAGGGGCAGGTGCTCTCCGACGCCCAGCGGCGCTTCCAGCGGCTGGAGGGCCGGCTGGATGCCATGAGCCCGCTGAAGGTCATGTCGCGCGGCTACGCCATGGCCTTCCGGAAGCGGGACGGGGCGGTGGTGCGCTCCGTGGAGGACGTGCAGCCCGGGGAACTCCTGGGTATCAAGCTGACCCGGGGCGTGGCGAAGTCCCTGGAGGGCTGCGAGGAGATCGAAGCCACCGTGACGGCGATAAAAGGGCCGGTGGACTGCTGA